From Nostoc flagelliforme CCNUN1, a single genomic window includes:
- a CDS encoding DUF1392 domain-containing protein, with protein MTEQIITLQKCWYLSPPWGKTIPPIEVNLLERVYLRTTRTFGYCCGIQWKYETWLYSIDCRNEILHATQNQIIGTGELQPFPLQKPAFVLGEKVILCSHDKGTKQRLILGIALVHNSWFYLVELMSPTLIKTPTISNRFSLVGEKSLMRVKV; from the coding sequence ATGACAGAACAAATTATTACTCTCCAAAAATGCTGGTATCTCTCCCCACCTTGGGGCAAAACAATTCCACCAATTGAGGTTAATTTACTGGAAAGAGTATACCTCCGAACCACAAGAACATTCGGCTATTGCTGCGGTATTCAGTGGAAATATGAAACTTGGCTTTATTCGATAGATTGCCGTAATGAAATTCTTCACGCTACACAAAACCAAATCATCGGTACTGGAGAATTACAACCCTTTCCCTTGCAAAAACCTGCTTTTGTCTTGGGCGAAAAAGTAATCCTCTGTTCTCACGATAAGGGGACAAAGCAACGGCTGATTCTGGGGATTGCGCTGGTGCATAATTCTTGGTTTTATCTCGTTGAATTGATGTCGCCAACGTTAATTAAAACACCGACTATATCGAATCGCTTCTCATTAGTCGGTGAAAAAAGTTTGATGCGGGTGAAAGTCTGA
- a CDS encoding BRO family protein, giving the protein MTKNENLHQLNNSSPFDGIRQFDEQGQEYWTARELMPLLGYSRWNEFKPVIERATFACKNTGNDVEMHFSGSTLKSQGRPGQDYKLSRYGGYLTAMNGDPRKPEIAAAQSYFVVKTREAETQTQLKAMTQIQLLAAIAQQLAEQEQHLLQQQQQQTEILHRLKAVEVEQDRVNTPCGHKYSVVGFANLQGLEISVKEAGTKGRKASALCRKQGIEIERIHDPRFGKVGLYPESVLIEVFSTGQN; this is encoded by the coding sequence ATGACTAAGAATGAAAATCTCCATCAACTAAATAACAGTAGTCCTTTCGATGGCATCCGTCAGTTCGATGAACAAGGACAAGAATATTGGACTGCTAGAGAGTTAATGCCATTACTGGGTTATTCTCGCTGGAATGAGTTTAAACCCGTAATTGAAAGAGCAACTTTTGCTTGTAAAAATACGGGAAATGACGTAGAGATGCACTTTTCAGGGTCAACCCTGAAAAGTCAGGGGCGACCAGGACAAGATTACAAACTATCTCGTTATGGCGGATATTTAACCGCAATGAATGGCGATCCACGAAAACCAGAGATAGCAGCAGCACAAAGTTATTTTGTTGTGAAAACGCGAGAGGCTGAAACCCAAACCCAGTTAAAAGCCATGACACAAATACAGTTACTTGCAGCGATCGCACAACAACTGGCAGAGCAAGAACAGCATTTACTCCAACAACAACAGCAACAAACTGAAATTTTGCACCGTCTAAAAGCGGTTGAAGTTGAGCAAGACAGGGTAAATACCCCATGCGGACATAAATATAGCGTTGTTGGTTTCGCTAATCTTCAAGGTTTGGAAATCTCGGTTAAAGAAGCCGGTACTAAAGGTCGAAAGGCAAGTGCATTGTGCCGAAAACAAGGCATAGAAATAGAACGCATTCATGACCCACGTTTTGGAAAAGTTGGTTTATATCCAGAAAGCGTGTTGATTGAGGTTTTCTCTACTGGTCAAAACTAA
- a CDS encoding alpha-ketoglutarate-dependent dioxygenase AlkB family protein translates to MQQLNLFAESTPILPITYYPDFLSQELANSLYQHCLQLEWQQNQIRVAGKTMPVPRLECLYGDKGCDYLYSNSVFLKPLWWTEALSSLRDRITALSGYKFRIVIGNQYRTGQDSIGWHSDTDSSMGYQPAIASVNLGSCRKFQIKPRNGKPTDFWLEHGSLLVMHPGCQSTHLHQLPKTNKVVSTRINLTFRPHTGAGR, encoded by the coding sequence ATGCAACAACTCAATTTATTTGCTGAATCAACCCCAATATTACCTATCACCTACTACCCCGATTTCTTAAGTCAGGAACTTGCCAACTCGCTCTACCAACACTGTCTACAACTGGAGTGGCAGCAAAATCAAATCAGAGTCGCGGGTAAAACAATGCCCGTTCCCCGCCTTGAATGTCTTTACGGTGACAAAGGCTGTGACTATCTTTACTCAAACAGCGTATTTTTGAAACCACTATGGTGGACAGAAGCTCTGTCTAGCTTGCGCGATCGCATTACTGCACTTAGTGGTTACAAGTTCCGCATCGTAATTGGCAACCAGTACCGCACCGGACAAGATTCGATTGGCTGGCACTCTGATACTGATTCTTCAATGGGATATCAGCCAGCGATCGCATCCGTAAACCTGGGGTCATGTCGCAAATTCCAAATCAAACCTAGAAATGGCAAACCTACTGACTTTTGGTTGGAACACGGGAGTTTGCTTGTGATGCACCCCGGCTGTCAGTCCACACATCTGCACCAGCTTCCCAAGACCAACAAAGTGGTTAGCACACGTATCAA
- a CDS encoding four helix bundle protein — MSQQKDITDRTFNFAVRIVNLCKVLDERPGVGRVLYKQLIRSGTSIGANVEESQSAQSKADFVHKLEIALKEARETRYWLRIMISTQIIEPSKLSSLLTESEELIKIIASIIVKTKQNNPK, encoded by the coding sequence ATGAGTCAACAAAAAGATATTACAGATAGAACATTCAACTTTGCCGTTAGAATAGTCAACTTATGCAAAGTATTAGATGAAAGACCAGGAGTAGGGCGAGTTTTATATAAACAGCTAATTAGGTCTGGAACTTCTATAGGTGCAAATGTTGAAGAATCTCAATCTGCTCAAAGCAAAGCTGACTTTGTGCATAAACTAGAAATTGCTCTTAAAGAAGCCAGAGAAACAAGATATTGGCTGAGAATCATGATAAGTACCCAAATCATAGAACCATCAAAATTGTCGTCTTTGCTAACTGAAAGCGAAGAACTCATCAAAATAATCGCATCAATAATAGTCAAAACCAAGCAAAACAATCCTAAATAA